A single Drechmeria coniospora strain ARSEF 6962 chromosome 03, whole genome shotgun sequence DNA region contains:
- a CDS encoding glucan 1, 4-alpha-glucosidase-like protein has protein sequence MSHRHPSLPRPLPVGLFPTAPAAAALSNERPLRPSSSSVLWPCCSVGPLSPRHRVPSLPPDSDSLATLLHPHRRRHPHRRRHRRLDAPSTRPRSIIHPPGLSSSPPPPLLLLLLLLLLLLPPFLHPLLGPSPVVPTPRSLPLHQSLPPSHPLDPAFSRPSIIGHRRRARPTDHGHDDHDHDHDPDVPDGVASPHDGGAVATRRLSWCPSPPYEPTLVRPADIHSIAVMNPSDGHAVSLGRRFSTRRSVRSMDSVRSDDEYDLNAQTVSDGFRPVQAAATLVQSPVTSPISLPPPVATVLPVDRPSSTSKPSPAHDSLTLRNDGSSAARQPLSGSHAAPSAMSNASPLIQVETPYRGPTGPSHPYEMYPQRTFSNASASTAPNVDRQSYHGPTGPTHPYSLYTQNTAPAEESSPQQQIPVGFTGLGASYQPQFGPGGEGGDLIGPLGHVEELPPYTRYPETSFAGKAAEPVERAPSPPVETIPGAGGIGIATRNPEFSSAEDDIAVPISRPPSRSDVSHHEINAAAKEVSEQPKLTKWQRRARQKLWGVVPYWAICLLLSGIVIMGIVMGAVIGTLLANHGNPDPPPDGQFDHQPTGTPTDTLPMSSLPPNLAPLETGHFSLPPLDTSLAPKSCFSDPTQAQAWSCDLPFQFYSMDVSMVPKAPDTSNYELTLTAVNSSSTKCIWGTQPPNIPDPKSLQLVMDTFQEARGPAWWAKVKYNKTVIVPEDKFPAPKTKRDWHLLLERNMPGPPPRSRKSFGAKDGDKPWICIWPDTTLEIFIYPNQTASVSTSSSNGPPPPPPPFGSSTTMASDSASPTPEMPLNRIPAYPKVVKLVERRYDDPNTTPVCHQVEIIDNGHGTRDLLDASGRPIEVVIPESNAGPLNQLSQREHIRSNKRQYASVEVQELTSCGCLWWST, from the exons ATGAGCCACCGGCACCCGTCCCTCCCCCGTCCTCTCCCCGTGGGCCTTTTCCCCACCGcccctgctgccgctgccctGTCGAACGAGAGGCCactccgtccgtcgtcgtcctctgtCCTCTGGCCGTGCTGTTCGGTTGGCCCTCTCTCACCACGCCACCGTGTGCCCTCCCTTCCTCCAGATTCAGATTCGCTCGCTACGCTGCTGcatcctcatcgccgtcgccatccccatcgtcgccgtcatcgccgtctcgACGCTCCATCCACTCGCCCTCgctccatcatccatccaccgggcctctcctcctctcctcctcctcctcttctcctcctcctcctcctcctcctcctcctcctccccccttTTCTCCATCCTCTCCTCGGCCCATCCCCCGTCGTCCCGACCCCTCGCTCGCTCCCTCTCCACCAATCGCTTCCGCCATCCCACCCGCTCGATCCGGCCTTCTCTCGACCGTCAATCatcggccatcgacgacgggcaagacCTACcgaccacggccacgacgaccacgaccacgatcACGACCCCGACGTGCCCGACGGCGTTGCTAGCCCTCACGACGGGGGTGCTGTAGCGACCCGCCGCCTGTCCTGGTGTCCGTCTCCACCCTACGAGCCGACGCTCGTCCGGCCGGCCGACATCCATTCCATCGCCGTCATGAATCCATCCGACGGCCATGCCGTGAGCCTTGGCCGGAGgttctcgacgaggagatcGGTGAGGTCCATGGACAGCGTgcggagcgacgacgagtacGACTTGAACGCCCAGACCGTCTCGGACGGATTCCGCCCCGTCCAAGCCGCCGCGACGCTCGTGCAGTCGCCCGTGACGAGTCCTATCAGCCTTCCGCCGCCCGTTGCCACCGTTCTACCCGTCGACCGACCATCCAGCACCTCCAAGCCCTCGCCGGCTCATGATTCGCTGACGTTGCGCAACGACGGCTCGAGCGCCGCACGCCAGCCTCTGTCCGGGTCGCACGCCGCCCCGTCCGCCATGTCCAACGCCTCTCCTCTCATCCAAGTCGAGACGCCGTACCGGGGCCCGACCGGTCCCTCTCACCCGTACGAGATGTACCCGCAGCGGACGTTCAGCAACGCcagcgcctcgacggctccaAACGTCGATCGGCAATCCTATCACGGGCCGACGGGGCCCACTCACCCCTACTCCCTCTACACCCAAAACACCGCCCCGGCCGAGGAGTCctcgccgcagcagcagatcCCCGTCGGCTTCACGGGCTTGGGTGCGAGCTATCAACCGCAGTTCGGCCcgggcggcgaaggcggaGACTTGATCGGTcccctcggccacgtcgaggagctgcccCCCTACACGAGGTATCCCGAAACCTCCTTCGccggcaaggcggccgagcctgTCGAGAGAGCGCCTTCCCCGCCCGTCGAGACGATCCCTggagccggcggcatcggcatcgccacgCGCAACCCGGAattctcgtcggccgaggacgacatcgCCGTGCCGATATCACGCCCCCCCTCGAGGAGCGACGTCAGCCATCACGAGATCAACgcggccgccaaggaggTGTCCGAGCAGCCCAAGCTGACCAAGTGGCAACGGAGAGCGAGACAGAAGCTGTGGGGCGTCGTGCCTTACTGGGCGATATGCCTCCTGCTCTcgggcatcgtcatcatggGCATCGTCATGGGTGCCGTCATCGGGACCCTGCTTGCCAACCACGGCAACCCGGACCCGCCGCCCGATGG CCAATTCGACCATCAACCCACGGGCACCCCCACGGACACGTTGCCGATGAGTTCGCTGCCGCCGAACCTCGCCCCCCTGGAGACGGGTCACTTTTCCCTGCCCCCTCTGGACACGAGCCTGGCTCCAAAATCCTGCTTCAGCGACCCGACCCAGGCCCAGGCCTGGAGCTGCGATCTTCCCTTTCAGTTCTACTCGATGGACGTCAGCATGGTTCCCAAGGCTCCGGACACGAGCAACTACGAACTCACCCTGACGGCCGTCAACTCCTCCTCGACCAAGTGCATCTGGGGGACGCAGCCCCCCAACATTCCCGACCCCAAATCTCTCCAGCTCGTCATGGACACTTTCCAAGAGGCTCGCGGCCCTGCCTGGTGGGCCAAGGTCAAGTACAACAAGACCGTCATCGTGCCCGAGGACAAGTTCCCTGCGCCCAAGACCAAGCGGGATTGGCACCTGCTGTTGGAGAGGAACATGCCGGGGCccccgccgaggtcgaggaagagCTTCGGGGCCAAGGACGGGGACAAACCGTGGATATGCATCTGGCCGGACACGACGCTCGAAATCTTCATCTATCCCAACCAAACCGCCAGCGTCTCCACCTCGTCATCCaacgggccgccgccgccgccgccgccgttcggAAGCTCGACGACCATGGCGTCCGActccgcatcgccgacgcccgagaTGCCCCTGAACCGCATACCAGCCTATCCAAAGGTCGTAAAGCTGGTCGAGCGACGATACGACGATCCAAACACGACTCCCGTCTGCCATCAAGTGGAGATTATTGACAACGGGCACGGGACGAGAGACCTCTTGGACGCGAGCGGCCGGCCGATCGAGGTGGTTATCCCCGAGAGCAACGCCGGCCCGCTCAACCAGCTGTCGCAGCGTGAACATATCCGCTCGAACAAGCGGCAGTACGCCAGCGTCGAGGTGCAGGAGCTCACGAGTTGTGGCTGCCTATGGTGGTCAACGTGA
- a CDS encoding protein transport protein SEC13 produces MTNSGHDDMIHDAVLDYYGRKLATCSSDRTIKIFEVEGETQRLLETLKGHEGAVWCVAWAHPKYGNILASAGYDGKVFIWKEQGAQNNQWQRIYDFPLHKASVNIVAWSPHEAGCLLACASSDGNVSVLEFKDNAVDHTTFPAHGLGVNSVSWAPATSAGSIVSSNPGPGSVGNRRFVTGGSDNVLKIWAYDAASQSYKQEPEPLTGHADWVRDVSWSPTVLQKSYIASASQDKTVRIWTSDAASNGQWDCKVLNFEAAMWRVSWSLSGNVLAISGADNKVTLWKETLRGEWECFKTIEE; encoded by the exons ATGACAAACTCGGGTCACGATGACATGATT cacgatgccgtcctcgactACTACGGCCGAAAACTGGCGACGTGTTCGAGCGATCGGACCATCAAAATCTTCGAAGTCGAGGGTGAGACGCAGCGGCTGCTGGAAACTCTGAAAGG GCACGAAGGCGCCGTCTGGTGCGTCGCCTGGGCGCATCCCAAGTACGGCAAcatcctcgcctcggccggctaCGACGGCAAGGTCTTCATCTGGAAGGAGCAGGGTGCGCAGAACAACCAGTGGCAGCGCATCTACGACTTCCCCCTGCACAAGGCTTCGGTCAACATCGTCGCCTGGTCACCTCACGAGGCCGGATGCCTGCTCGCCTGCGCCTCCTCCGACGGCAACGTGAGCGTGCTCGAGTTCAAGGacaacgccgtcgaccacACCACCTTCCCCGcccacggcctcggcgtcaacTCGGTCTcgtgggcgccggcgacgtcggccggcagcaTCGTCAGCAGCAACCCCGGCCCCGGCTCCGTCGGCAACCGGCGCTTCGTCACCGGAGGCTCCGACAACGTCCTCAAGATCTGGGCCTACGACGCGGCCTCGCAGTCGTACAAGCAGGAGCCCGAGCCGCTGACGGGCCACGCCGACTGGGTCCGGGACGTGTCCTggtcgccgacggtgctCCAGAAGTCGTAcatcgcctcggcctcgcagGACAAGACGGTGCGCATCTGGACGTCGGACGCGGCGAGCAACGGCCAGTGGGACTGCAAGGTGCTCAACTTTGAGGCGGCCATGTGGCGCGTCAGCTGGTCGCTGAGCGGCAACGTGCTGGCCATCAGCGGCGCCGACAACAAGGTGACGCTGTGGAAGGAAACCCTACGGGGCGAGTGGGAATGCTTCAAGACGATTGAGGAGTAA
- a CDS encoding peroxin 20, producing MANASCSGGTPFKQLIDHQSRDVSHHQDRLVDRSGINGHASFRSAPRHPAEGQASFGAFIDGPSPVGSLPGLPHSPASRLATHATALQQPSFMQAAPTHARVAAAPDMSNWAADFTRFTGGTQQTRALAPTAAPLAVPMAHQANYQPPFGQTLAPMYNHAGLAYMAPRSAAPLPSDFDQDLARWASVNRAGSMAQVDAAMEQMARELELNEAALPEEVAAAVEQTSETRQNDHLTDLETPELGNLTLNDPATPRLDPIAAQVDEQVLDHIPADEVGVPKGKSAVSEAAERLLESVQHEGGEKWQNSVFLSLMRDFRDGRKDIVDNEVRQMDGDVVGTGVEQQQQTPPP from the exons ATGGCCAACGCCTCCTGCAGCGGTGGAACACCTTTCAAGCAACTCATCGACCACCAGAGCCGCGACGTCAGCCATCACCAAgaccgtctcgtcgaccGCTCCGGCATCAACGGCCATGCA TCATTTCGATCTGCGCCTCGTCATCCCGCCGAAGGACAGGCCTCCTTCGGTGCGTTCATCGATGGCCCTTCCCCAGTCGGCTCCCTTCCCGGCTTGCCTCACTCCCCCGCCAGTCGGTTAGCCACGCACGCCACGGCTCTGCAGCAGCCCTCGTTCATGCAagcggcgccgacgcacGCGCGTgtggccgccgcgcccgaCATGAGCAACTGGGCCGCCGACTTCACCCGCTTCACCGGCGGCACCCAGCAAACGCGGGCTCTCGCTCCGACCGCGGCCCCCCTCGCCGTGCCCATGGCCCACCAAGCCAACTACCAGCCTCCTTTCGGACAAACGCTTGCGCCCATGTACAACCACGCCGGCTTGGCCTACATGGCCCCCCGTTCGGCGGCGCCCCTTCCGTCCGACTTTGATCAAGACCTGGCCCGCTGGGCCTCGGTCAACCGTGCCGGCAGCATGGCTCAAGTGGACGCTGCCATGGAGCAGATGGCCCGTGAGCTGGAGCTGAACGAGGCTGCCCTGCCGGAGGAAGTGGCCGCGGCCGTGGAACAGACCAGCGAGACGCGGCAGAACGACCACCTGACCGACCTCGAGACCCCCGAGCTGGGCAACCTCACCCTCAACGACCCGGCCACGCCTCGCCTCGATCCGATAGCTGCGCAAGtcgacgagcaagtacttgaccACATTCccgcggacgaggtcgggGTACCAAAGGGCAAGTCGGCCGTCTCCGAAGCCGCCGAGAGACTCCTCGAATCCGTCCAGCACGAGGGTGGCGAAAAGTGGCAAAACTCCGTCTTCCTCTCTCTGATGCGCGACTTCCGCGACGGCCGCAAGGATATCGTCGACAACGAGGTCCGCCAGATGGATGGCGACGTCGTTGGCACCGGCGTCGAACAGCAGCAACAGACCCCACCTCCGTGA
- a CDS encoding putative hydroxymethylglutaryl-CoA synthase, translated as MASRPQNIGIKAIEIYFPSQYVEQSELEQFDGVSAGKYTIGLGQTKMSFCDDREDIYSLALTVTSKLLKNYNIDPNSVGRLEVGTETLLDKSKSVKSVLMQLFGDNTNLEGVDTVNACYGGTNAFFNSVNWVESSAWDGRDAIVVAGDIALYAKGNARPTGGAGAVAILVGPNAPVVVEPGLRGTYMQHAYDFYKPDLTSEYPYVDGHYSVNCYTKALDAAYRDYCRREAAGPVANGTANGVTNGVTNGEASKTSIDRFDYMAFHAPTCKLVQKSYARLLYHDYLHDADAPAFAEVAPELRDMDYEKSLTDKAVEKTFMALTKKRFQERVNPSIQVATNCGNMYCASVWGGLASLLSFVDARALQGKRIGLFSYGSGLASSFMSFRVAGSVEKMAAVLNIGARLDARRCVPPATYDEMCDLRKQAHLQKDYTPKGDESTIAPGAYYLTKVDDMFKREYEVKA; from the exons ATGGCCTCTCGACCGCAGAACATTGGcatcaaggccatcgagATTTACTTCCCCAGCCAG tATGTTGAGCAgagcgagctcgagcagTTCGATGGCGTCAGCGCCGGCAAGTACACCATCGGTCTCGGCCAGACCAAGATGAGCTTCTGCGACGACCGCGAGG ACATCTACTCCCTGGCCCTCACCGTCACCTCCAAGCTGCTCAAGAACTACAACATCGACCCCAACTcggtcggccgcctcgaggtcggAACCGAGACCCTCCTCGACAAGTCCAAGTCGGTCAAGTCGGTCCTGATGCAGCTCTTCGGCGACAACACGAacctcgagggcgtcgacacCGTCAACGCCTGCTACGGCGGCACCAACGCCTTCTTCAACAGCGTCAACTGGGTCGAGTCCTCGGCCTGGGACGGCCgtgacgccatcgtcgtcgccggcgacatCGCCCTATACGCCAAGGGCAACGCCCGTCCCacgggcggcgccggcgccgtcgccatcctcgtcggccccaacgcccccgtcgtcgtcgagcccggcCTGCGAGGCACCTACATGCAGCACGCCTACGACTTTTACAAGCCCGACCTGACGAGCGAGTACCCctacgtcgacggccactACTCGGTCAACTGCTACACCaaggccctcgacgccgcctaCCGCGACTACTGCAGGCGAGAGGCCGCCGGCCCCGTCGCCAACGGCACCGCCAACGGCGTCACCAACGGCGTCACCAACGGCGAGGCCTCCAAGACCTCCATCGACCGCTTCGACTACATGGCCTTCCACGCCCCGACCTGCAAGCTCGTCCAAAAGTCGTACGCCCGCCTGCTCTACCACGACTACctccacgacgccgacgccccgGCCTTTGCCGAGGTGGCTCCCGAGCTGCGCGACATGGACTACGAAAAGTCGCTCAccgacaaggccgtcgagaagACCTTCATGGCCCTCACCAAGAAGCGCTTCCAGGAGCGCGTCAACCCCTCCATCCAGGTCGCCACAAACTGCGGCAACATGTACTGCGCCAGCGTCTGGGGCGGCCTCGCGAGCTTGCTgagcttcgtcgacgcccggGCGCTCCAGGGAAAGCGCATCGGCCTCTTCAGCTACGGCTCCGGCCTCGCCTCGAGCTTCATGTCCTTCCGCGtcgccggcagcgtcgagaagatggccgccgtcctgAACATCGGCGCCCGtctcgacgctcgccgctGCGTGCCCCCGGCCACCTACGACGAG ATGTGCGACCTCCGCAAGCAGGCTCACCTGCAAAAGGACTACACCCCCAAGGGTGACGAGTCCACCATCGCCCCCGGCGCCTACTACCTGACAAAGGTCGACGACATGTTCAAGCGCGAGTACGAGGTCAAGGCCTAA
- a CDS encoding putative BCS1 protein precursor codes for MLARGPARPAARLCYKPKLSPPSPRRADGIDIEARPPSPAVPDSSSPNTSGPLVVMESNEPVAEAAPSAMPLLHGVPGAPSPQFALLNYFFPGFSVFISAANAYIGTDVNLYIHSLIALCGAVVVWSYARSFVWNLVDEHLMSSVRIRTDDEIYNMVMLWLSKQKFSQTSRHFLANTNLNSRSRFMYRYNDSSDEDDDEDDNDEDEDGGGETVGETVGDANGHQKSALHYTPAFGSHYFWYRGYPLMFERHQNRQEVNLQSLSEREELSISCFGRSPWILKQLLVDARQMHLKKDKRKTLIYRGNLTETYWQRCMSRLNRPFATVILNEQAKRELLDDAADYLNPSTRRWYANRGIPYRRGYLLHGPPGTGKSSLSLALAGYFRMKIYIVSLSSASATEENITTLFNELPTRCIVLLEDIDSAGLTHTREDAAAPKAASTPPPPPPPALAGGGTAGPTPPAGGRLSLSGLLNILDGIASQEGRILVMTTNHIEKLDKALIRPGRVDMIIPFGLADAGMTAAIFRAIYAPYENEHALLHRPRRGKRSRAKDVCGHADEADQNDGVAERLRTRERVDGLAKRFAANIPELEFSPAEVQGLLLRHKREPERAIDAAALWVTQMRKERKAKEEELEDTSKRPKEQPMPSDAEGAKVEDGGAAKASPTAKESAAPEPKGTADSVEREKAAETPYETDEDTPPSSVDSPVVDSKADGIGSAKVLVSPSEAVSGTAADAATTD; via the coding sequence ATGCTCGCCAGAGGCCCTGCTCGACCTGCAGCCCGGCTCTGCTATAAACCGAAGCTGTCCCCTCCGTCGCCACGGAgagccgacggcatcgacatcgaAGCCcggcccccctcccccgcggTCCCCGACTCGTCGTCACCCAACACCAGCGGCCCGCTCGTCGTGATGGAGTCCAACGAACCGGTGGCGGaagcggcaccgtcggcgatgcCTCTGCTGCACGGCGTGCCCGGCGCTCCCTCGCCCCAGTTCGCCCTTCTCAACTACTTCTTCCCGGGCTTCTCCGTcttcatctcggccgccaacgcctacatcggcaccgacgtcAACCTCTACATCCACAGCCTCATCGCCCTCtgcggagccgtcgtcgtctggaGCTACGCACGCTCGTTTGTCTGGAACCTCGTGGATGAGCATCTCATGTCGTCGGTTAGGATCCGGACGGACGATGAGATCTATAACATGGTGATGCTGTGGCTGTCGAAGCAAAAGTTCTCGCAGACGTCTCGCCACTTCCTCGCCAACACGAACCTCAACTCGCGGAGTCGTTTCATGTACCGCTACAACGATtcgagcgacgaggacgacgacgaggacgacaacgacgaggacgaggacggcggcggcgagacggtcggcgagacggtcggcgacgccaacgGCCATCAGAAGAGCGCCCTGCACTACACGCCGGCCTTTGGCTCCCACTACTTCTGGTACAGGGGCTACCCGCTCATGTTCGAGCGGCACCAGAACCGGCAGGAGGTCAACCTGCAGTCGCTGAGCGAACGCGAGGAGCTCTCCATCTCGTGCTTCGGCCGGAGCCCCTGGATCCTGAagcagctgctcgtcgacgcccgccAGATGCACCTGAAAAAGGACAAACGCAAGACGCTCATCTACCGGGGAAACCTGACCGAGACGTACTGGCAGCGTTGCATGTCGCGTCTCAACCGCCCCTTTGCCACCGTCATCCTCAACGAGCAGGCCAAGCgggagctgctcgacgacgccgccgactaCCTCAACCCCTCGACGCGCCGCTGGTACGCGAACCGCGGGATCCCCTACCGCCGAGGCTACCTCCTCCACGGCCCCCCGGGCACGGGCAAGAGCTCGTTGAGCCTCGCGCTGGCCGGCTACTTTCGCATGAAGATTTACATTGTGAGCctcagctcggcctcggcgaccgaGGAGAACATCACGACGCTCTTCAACGAGCTGCCCACCCGCTGCATCGTCCTGCTCGAGGACATTGACAGCGCCGGCCTCACCCACACGCGcgaggacgcggccgccccgaaggcggcctcgacgccgccgccgccgccgccgccggcgctggccGGAGGAGGCACGGCTGGCCCGACGCCcccggccggcggccggctgtcgctctcgggcctcctcaacatcctcgacggcatcgcctcCCAGGAGGGTCGCATCCTCGTCATGACGACGAACCACATCGAGAAGCTCGACAAGGCCCTCATCCGTCCCGGACGCGTCGACATGATCATCCCCtttggcctcgccgacgcgggcATGACGGCCGCCATCTTCCGCGCCATCTACGCGCCGTACGAGAACGAGCACGCCCTCCTTCATCGGCCGCGGCGTGGCAAGAGGAGCAGGGCCAAGGACGTATGCggccacgccgacgaggcggaccagaacgacggcgtcgcggaGCGTCTCAGGACGCgcgagcgcgtcgacggTCTCGCGAAGCGCTTCGCCGCCAACATCCCCGAGCTCGAGTTCAGCCCGGCCGAGGTGcagggcctgctgctgcggcacAAGCGTGAGCCGGAGCGGGCGattgacgccgccgccctctgGGTCACGCAGATGCGCAAGGAGAggaaggccaaggaggaggagctcgaggataCGTCGAAGCGGCCAAAGGAGCAGCCGATGCCGTCCGATGCCGAGGGAgccaaggtcgaggacggtggGGCTGCCAAGGCGtccccgacggccaaggagtcggcggcgccggagcCCAAGGGCACGGCGGATTCGGTCGAGAGGGAAAAGGCAGCCGAGACGCCGtacgagacggacgaggacacgccgccgtcgtcggtcgacaGTCCCGTCGTGGACAGCAAGGCGGATGGCATCGGGAGCGCCAAGGTGctcgtctcgccgtcggaggCAGTCtccgggacggcggcggatgccGCCACGACGGACTAG
- a CDS encoding FAD binding domain-containing protein, which produces MLAAPHRAVPLPKLHRRNSTLASSHHHEPHHRRFPLLPGMERHKQAVGRIAAAVRGFFDRKEPYRIFHGSTNSTRPRPGAGVVDISALGHVVSVDRVARTALVEPNVPMDRLVERTLRDGLVPPVVMEFPGITAGGGFAGTAGESSSFRHGFFDQTVNYVEMVLGNGDVVRASAEERPDLFRAAAGAVGTLGITTLMELRLVEAKKWVRTTYHRTSSVAEAIAKVRAETRNPANDYVDGILFSKDHGVVVTGQMTDDKPADRTAQIFSRARDPWFYLHVQERTRNLRATSESSTEQPYTTTDYLPLAEYLFRYDRAGFWVGAEGWTYFKYVPFNRFFRWLLDDFMHTRMLYRALHASGESARFVVQDLALPYDKAEQFVDYAVDNFSIWPLWLCPLKQTAPPTFHPYAATPGSLESPRREEAQESLNIGLWGWGPSNHELFIEKNRALEDKLMELGGRKWLYAHTYYPEKDFWRVYDNKTWYDALRQKYHADTLPSVYDKVRIDVEAARRDRQRWKLSAKSIWPLGGLYGIWKSILSRDYLLHRHAAWKYKGQ; this is translated from the coding sequence ATGCTTGCCGCACCCCACCGAGCCGTGCCGCTGCCAAAACTCCATAGGCGAAATTCGACCCTCGCATCGAGCCATCACCACGAGCCTCACCACCGACGGTTCCCTCTCCTGCCCGGCATGGAACGCCACAagcaggccgtcggcaggatcgccgccgccgtccgaggcTTCTTCGACCGCAAGGAGCCGTACCGCATCTTTCACGGATCCACCAACAGCACGAGGCCGCGGCCAggtgccggcgtcgtcgacatcagcgccctcggccacgtcgtcaGCGTCGACCGCGTCGCCCgcaccgccctcgtcgagcccaATGTGCCCATGGATCGGCTCGTGGAGCGGACTCtgcgcgacggcctcgtgcCCCCCGTCGTCATGGAGTTCCCGGGCATCACCGCCGGTGGCGGTTTCGCCGGTACCGCCGGCGAGAGTTCCTCCTTCCGGCACGGCTTCTTCGACCAGACGGTCAACTACGTCGAGATGGTGCTGGGAAACGGAGACGTCGTccgggcctcggccgaggagagaCCCGACCTGtttcgcgccgccgccggcgccgtcggcacgcTCGGCATCACCACCCTCATGGAGctgcggctcgtcgaggcgaagAAGTGGGTGCGCACGACGTACCACCGGACGagcagcgtcgccgaggccatcgccaaggTACGGGCCGAGACGCGGAACCCGGCCAACGACTACGTCGACGGCATTCTCTTCTCCAAAGAccacggcgtcgtcgtcaccggccAGATGACCGACGACAAGCCCGCCGACCGCACGGCTCAGATCTTCAGCCGCGCCCGGGACCCGTGGTTCTACCTACACGTCCAGGAGCGGACGCGCAACCTGCGTGCGACGTCCGAGTCCTCGACTGAGCAGCCGTACACGACGACCGACTACCTCCCTCTCGCCGAGTACCTCTTCCGCTACGACCGCGCCGGCTTCTgggtcggcgccgagggttGGACCTACTTCAAGTACGTGCCCTTCAACCGCTTCTTCCGctggctcctcgacgacttcaTGCACACCCGCATGCTGTACCGTGCCCTCCACGCCAGCGGCGAGTCTGCGCGCTTCGTCGTCCAGGATCTCGCCCTTCCCTACGACAAGGCCGAGCAGTTTGTCGACTACGCCGTCGACAACTTTTCCATCTGGCCGCTCTGGCTCTGCCCGCTGAAGcagacggcgccgccaacCTTTCACCCGTACGCCGCCACGCCCGGCTCGCTCGAATCGCCGAGGCGGGAGGAGGCGCAAGAGTCGCTCAACATCGGCCTCTGGGGCTGGGGTCCCTCCAACCACGAGCTCTTCATCGAAAAGAACCGGGCGCTCGAGGATAAGCTCAtggagctcggcggccgcaaGTGGCTCTACGCCCACACCTACTACCCGGAGAAGGACTTTTGGCGCGTCTACGACAACAAGACTTGGTACGACGCCCTCCGGCAAAAGTACCACGCCGACACTCTCCCGTCCGTCTACGACAAGGTCCGCATCGATGTCGAGGCCGCTCGTCGCGATCGCCAGCGCTGGAAACTGTCGGCAAAGAGCATCTGGccgctcggcggcctctACGGCATCTGGAAGAGCATACTCAGCAGGGATTATCTCCTTCACCGGCACGCGGCGTGGAAGTACAAGGGGCAATGA